TGATAATAAAAGCTGGATAAGCCTGAAACCTACTGCGCGTTATGCGTTTGCAAGAGAACAGCTTTCTGGAAAGTTTGATATGCAATACGGTTTCGGTGAATTTGACACGCGAAGTGATATTTTATTTTCCTTTGGTAGATATATCAACCAGTATAATGACGATGAACCTATCAACAGGTATGTTAACTCCCTCATGACGTTGTTTCTGGAACGTAATTATATGAAGATCTATGAGAAGGATTTTCTGGAATTAACCTATAAAAAGAAGCTCAATAGTAGGCTTGCTATGAGGCTAAATGCACAATTAGCCGAGCGTAGTGAATTATACAATAATACGGATTACAGGTTTTTTGATATTGATGGAGAGGGTTTTACTCCTAACGCTCCGTTTAGTTTGTCCATGCCGGTTACGTCTTTCCCTGAGCACCGAGCATTAACAGCAGGGGTGAATTTTGAGTATAAACCATTTGTGAAATACAGGATATATAACGGAAAGAAATCCGCAATTGAAAAGTCGTCACCTATCTTTCAGTTAAACTATAAAAAGGGAATTTCCGGAGCTTTTGATAGCGATGTTGATTATGATATGCTTGAACTGGGCTTTAAATATGACTTTGATATTGGTATAAGGGGTCAGGTGGATGTTATGCTCAAGGCCGGTACATTTCTTAATAATGATAAAATGTATTTCATGGATTATAAGCATTTTCTTGGCAACAGGACACCATTTGTAACGACAGATCCTGTTGGTAGCTTCAGAATGTTGGATTATTACACTTTTAGTACCAATGAAGAGTATTTTGCAGGCAGCCTTCACTACCAATTTCGCAAGTTTCTGATCACGCGGATGCCTTTGGTAAGATTATCAGGTGTCAGGGAAAGCTTTTTTACCAATTACCTCATCAATGATGTTACCACCAGCTCCGGGTATACGGAATTGGGTTATGGTATTAACTACATTCTGCGGGTCTTCAGGCTGGAAGCGGTCACCTCCTTTTATGATGGAAAATATCAGGATTTTGGAGTGAGGATTGGTATTGCCACAAATTTTGAGGATATTTTTTAGCAAAGGAGTGCACTCCGATAACGAAAAAAGCCGCTAAAAGCGGCTCTAATCTCAATACTCATATCTGATATCTCAATACTAATCTAAACTGTCATGATCTCAGCTTCCTTCTTGGTTAGTATCTCGTCGATTTTCTTGTTGAACTCATCTGTCAAAGTCTGAACTTTGTCCTCAGCTCTTTTAACCTCATCTTCAGATACACCCTCTTTTTGAAGTTGCTTAAGGTTGTCATTTGTTTCTTTTCTTATATTTCTGATACTGATTTTGCCCTGTTCACCTTCATGCTTAGCTTGTTTTACAAGCGTGACCCTTCTTTCTTCAGTAAGTTGAGGTACATTGATGATTACCTGCTCTCCGTCATTTTGAGGGTTAAGTCCGAGATCGCTGTTGATGATAGCCTTTTCAATTTCAGGTATTACATTTTTTTCCCAGGGCTTGATCATAAGAGTCCGGGCGTCCGGAGTGGTAATAGAGGCTACCTGATTGATCGGAGTAGGGTTTCCATAATATGCAACCATTAGACCTTCCAGCATATTCGGGGCAGCCTTTCCGGCCCTGATCTTTACAAGTTCGCTGCTTACATGCTTAATGGCTTTATTCATCAAATCCTTGGCCTCGTCAAGGTACATGTTAATTTCTTCCATGGTTTTTGTCTAGATTATCTTTCTAAGTATAAGAAATGGGTCAAAGTTAGGTTATCAAAGTCCCGGCATTTTCTCCATGAA
This region of Fulvivirga ulvae genomic DNA includes:
- the frr gene encoding ribosome recycling factor, which gives rise to MEEINMYLDEAKDLMNKAIKHVSSELVKIRAGKAAPNMLEGLMVAYYGNPTPINQVASITTPDARTLMIKPWEKNVIPEIEKAIINSDLGLNPQNDGEQVIINVPQLTEERRVTLVKQAKHEGEQGKISIRNIRKETNDNLKQLQKEGVSEDEVKRAEDKVQTLTDEFNKKIDEILTKKEAEIMTV